The following are encoded in a window of Impatiens glandulifera chromosome 5, dImpGla2.1, whole genome shotgun sequence genomic DNA:
- the LOC124937837 gene encoding uncharacterized protein LOC124937837 has product MSRGKVKLAFIENANARQAALTKKAAVISKMAAQLEILCSVSILYAFYNINDVEPTEAFPSLKAVKDCMSYVMNMPIIERTQKATTQDVYLYEMITRKSVKLQHLKEKNNRSEGLELLRKVFEGNIDFNQIEQQTLYCTNQVIFEKIEEINKHQSQNMSNPLNHNDGASDDARFQVLDPTPDGPSNNNGASPSRRG; this is encoded by the coding sequence ATGAGTAGGGGAAAAGTTAAACTCGCATTCATTGAGAATGCCAATGCAAGACAAGCAGCCTTAACTAAGAAGGCGGCGGTGATTTCCAAGATGGCAGCTCAACTTGAAATTCTTTGTAGTGTGAGTATTTTGTATGccttttataatattaatgatgTTGAGCCAACTGAAGCATTTCCATCTCTTAAGGCTGTGAAAGATTGTATGTCTTATGTCATGAACATGCCTATTATCGAACGCACTCAAAAGGCAACAACTCAGGACGTCTACCTTTATGAAATGATAACTAGAAAATCCGTCAAATTACAACATTTGAAGGAAAAGAACAACCGATCTGAGGGTCTTGAACTTTTACGCAAAGTTTTTGAAGGTaatattgattttaatcaaattgaaCAGCAAACTCTTTACTGCACGAATCAAGTCATATTTGAAAAGATTGAAGAGATTAATAAACACCAATCCCAAAACATGAGTAATCCTCTCAATCACAACGATGGAGCCTCAGATGATGCTAGATTCCAAGTTCTCGACCCAACACCGGATGGACCTAGTAATAATAATGGAGCTAGTCCTTCTAGACGTGGCTGA